The following coding sequences lie in one Amycolatopsis cihanbeyliensis genomic window:
- a CDS encoding TIGR03557 family F420-dependent LLM class oxidoreductase, protein MSDVQIGVAAALEQFSPRESVRLAALAEQHGFSGQMAADHFQPWVPAQGEASFVWSVLASLAENTSGDLGPGVTCPSFRLHPALIAQAAATLEATYPGRTWLGIGSGEALNEHIIGGYWPEAPERVRRMLEALEVIHKLFSGKDVKHSGEFFKLHTTRLWTLPDAPPPIYIASAAPYTSRKTGELADGLITPGASLEKLSGILENFGKGARKAGKDPDTMPKLLQVHLSWAATDEEAWRNAMEQWPNGGMKFPKADIRSPFDFEQMAKLVRPEDFEGRMVVSADPDVHRAALQKFVDAGFNRIYLHNVGRNQDEWLEVFGREVIPKLTR, encoded by the coding sequence GTGAGTGACGTGCAGATCGGTGTCGCCGCGGCACTGGAGCAGTTCTCGCCACGGGAGTCGGTGCGCTTGGCCGCGCTGGCCGAGCAGCACGGATTCTCCGGCCAGATGGCGGCCGACCACTTCCAGCCATGGGTGCCGGCGCAGGGCGAGGCCTCGTTCGTGTGGAGCGTGCTCGCGTCGCTGGCCGAGAACACCTCCGGCGACCTCGGCCCGGGGGTGACCTGCCCGTCCTTCCGGCTGCATCCGGCGCTGATCGCGCAAGCCGCGGCCACCCTCGAGGCCACCTACCCCGGCCGGACCTGGCTCGGGATCGGTTCCGGGGAGGCGTTGAACGAACACATCATCGGCGGCTACTGGCCCGAGGCCCCCGAACGGGTGCGCCGGATGCTCGAGGCGCTCGAGGTCATCCACAAGCTGTTCAGCGGCAAGGACGTCAAGCACAGCGGCGAGTTCTTCAAGCTGCACACCACGCGGCTGTGGACCCTGCCGGACGCCCCGCCACCGATCTACATCGCCTCGGCGGCGCCGTACACCTCCCGCAAGACCGGCGAGCTCGCCGACGGGTTGATCACGCCCGGGGCATCGTTGGAGAAGCTCAGCGGCATCCTGGAGAACTTCGGCAAGGGCGCGCGCAAGGCAGGCAAGGACCCGGACACCATGCCCAAGCTGCTGCAGGTGCACCTTTCCTGGGCCGCCACCGACGAGGAAGCCTGGCGGAACGCGATGGAGCAGTGGCCGAACGGCGGGATGAAGTTCCCCAAGGCCGACATCCGTTCGCCGTTCGACTTCGAGCAGATGGCCAAGCTGGTGCGCCCGGAGGACTTCGAGGGCCGGATGGTGGTCTCCGCCGACCCCGATGTGCACCGGGCCGCGCTGCAGAAGTTCGTCGACGCCGGGTTCAACCGGATCTACCTGCACAACGTGGGGCGCAACCAGGACGAGTGGCTGGAGGTCTTCGGCCGCGAGGTGATCCCGAAGCTGACCCGCTGA
- a CDS encoding LLM class F420-dependent oxidoreductase: MKFGATTFVTADGIRPDRLGPALEERGFDSLFVAEHSHIPASRESPYPMGGELPGVYYRSLDPFVALTAAAVTTTHLRLGTGIALLIQRDTIQTAKEVASLDTLSGGRVIFGVGVGWNREEMRNHGTDPRTRGALMNEQLEALKVIWTEEQAEYHGRYVDFDPIFAWPKPVQQPHPPIYVGGNSPASLARVATHGDGWFPFAVSDPAEIRPQLDLLAEHAEKAAVTVSGVDSNNRAVLDGYAEAGVERATFVLRPQGESEVLRELDGLAEVVAAYR; encoded by the coding sequence ATGAAGTTCGGAGCGACCACCTTTGTCACCGCGGACGGTATTCGGCCCGACCGGCTCGGCCCTGCGCTGGAGGAGCGCGGGTTCGACTCGCTGTTCGTCGCCGAGCACTCGCACATCCCCGCCAGCAGGGAGAGTCCCTACCCGATGGGTGGGGAGCTGCCGGGCGTCTACTACCGGAGCCTCGATCCTTTCGTCGCGCTGACCGCCGCCGCCGTCACGACCACCCACCTGCGGCTCGGCACCGGGATCGCACTGCTGATCCAGCGCGACACCATCCAGACCGCCAAGGAGGTCGCCAGCCTGGACACGCTGTCCGGCGGTCGGGTGATCTTCGGCGTCGGGGTGGGTTGGAACAGGGAGGAGATGCGCAACCACGGCACCGACCCACGCACCCGTGGCGCGCTGATGAACGAGCAGCTCGAGGCGCTGAAGGTGATCTGGACCGAGGAACAGGCCGAGTACCACGGCAGGTACGTCGACTTCGACCCGATCTTCGCCTGGCCCAAGCCGGTGCAGCAGCCGCACCCGCCGATCTACGTCGGCGGTAACAGCCCGGCCAGCCTGGCCAGGGTGGCCACGCATGGCGACGGCTGGTTCCCCTTCGCCGTCAGCGACCCGGCCGAGATCCGACCGCAGCTCGACCTGCTCGCCGAGCATGCCGAGAAGGCCGCGGTGACCGTCAGCGGGGTGGACAGCAACAACCGCGCCGTCCTCGACGGCTACGCCGAAGCCGGTGTGGAGCGGGCCACCTTCGTGCTCCGGCCGCAGGGGGAGAGCGAGGTCCTGCGCGAGCTGGACGGCCTCGCCGAGGTCGTGGCGGCGTACCGGTGA
- the icmF gene encoding fused isobutyryl-CoA mutase/GTPase IcmF, whose amino-acid sequence MNAELHRPANPVRFVTASSLFDGHDASINIMRRILQSQGAEVVHLGHNRSVDEVVTAAISEDVQGVAISAYQGGHVEYFSYLVELLAERGAGHVKVFGGGGGVIVREEIELLHSRGVARIFSPDDGLEMGLPGMINWMIQACDVDLGSQETGSVDTLISGDVPTLSRVVTRLQAGALPDAWSSAIADAAKARTVPVLGITGTGGSGKSSLTDELVRRFRLDQEDKLRIAVLAVDPSRRRGGGALLGDRIRMNCLDGAPVFFRSLATRTTSGEIPTGLDEAVLACKAAGYDLVVVETPGIGQGDAGIVDHVDYSLYVMTPEFGAASQLEKIDMLDFADTVAINKFERRGAEDARRDVARQLVRNREAFGSAPEDMPVYGTSAAKFNDDGVTALYQHLRDDLAELGLSVSAGVLPAVEGKVSTDASTIIPSSRTRYLADIAATVRGYHEHTRAQAEAVRTREHLSAARDALAEAGSGTGDVSRLLERAEQEVDAESRRLLEAWPELAESYRAEELVVRVRDKELHTQLWRDTLSGSRIPRVALPRYTDPGELLSFLRRENLPGYFPYTGGVFPFKREGEDPARMFAGEGDPFRTNRRFKYLSSDSEAKRLSTAFDSVTLYGHDPDTRPDIYGKVGTSGVSIATLEDMEVLYDGFDLTAPSTSVSMTINGPAPTILAFFLNTAIDQRLAAFREEHGREPSDAEAAQVREWTLRNVRGTVQADILKEDQGQNTCIFSTEFSLRMMADVQEWFIEHGVRNFYSVSISGYHIAEAGANPISQLAFTLANGFTYVESYLARGMDIDEFAPNLSFFFSNGMDAEYSVLGRVARRIWAVAMRERYGANERSRKLKYHVQTSGRSLHAQEMSFNDIRTTLQALCALYDNANSLHTNAYDEAITTPSESSVRRAMAIQMIINKEWGLSKNENPLQGSFIIDELTDLVEEAVLAEFDRISERGGVLGAMETGYQRGRIQDESITYERLKHDGSLPIVGVNTFRNPNGADEEEGEVELARATEEEKKSQLNRLADVQQRNADEARAALRRLREVATSGGNLFGALMDAARVCSLGQITEAFFEVGGQYRRNV is encoded by the coding sequence ATGAACGCCGAACTGCACCGTCCCGCGAACCCCGTCCGGTTCGTGACCGCATCCAGCCTCTTCGACGGGCACGACGCGTCGATCAACATCATGCGGCGCATCCTGCAGTCGCAGGGCGCCGAGGTGGTGCACCTCGGGCACAACCGGTCGGTGGACGAGGTGGTCACCGCCGCGATCTCGGAGGACGTGCAGGGCGTCGCGATCAGTGCCTACCAGGGTGGGCACGTCGAGTACTTCAGTTACCTCGTCGAACTCCTCGCCGAGCGCGGCGCCGGGCACGTCAAGGTGTTCGGCGGCGGTGGCGGCGTGATCGTGCGGGAGGAGATCGAGCTGCTGCACTCGCGCGGGGTGGCGCGCATCTTCTCCCCGGACGACGGCCTGGAGATGGGCCTGCCCGGGATGATCAACTGGATGATCCAGGCCTGCGATGTCGACCTCGGTTCCCAGGAGACCGGCTCGGTGGACACCCTGATCTCCGGCGACGTGCCCACGCTGTCTCGGGTGGTCACGCGCTTGCAGGCGGGCGCGTTGCCCGACGCGTGGAGCTCGGCGATCGCCGACGCCGCGAAGGCGCGCACCGTGCCGGTACTCGGTATCACCGGCACCGGGGGTTCGGGGAAGTCCTCGCTCACCGACGAGCTGGTCCGCCGGTTCCGGCTTGACCAGGAGGACAAGCTGCGCATCGCGGTGCTCGCGGTCGACCCCTCCCGGCGGCGCGGGGGTGGCGCGCTGCTCGGCGACCGGATCCGGATGAACTGCCTGGACGGGGCGCCGGTGTTCTTCCGTTCGCTGGCCACCCGCACCACCAGCGGCGAGATCCCGACCGGGCTGGACGAGGCGGTGCTGGCCTGCAAGGCGGCGGGCTACGACCTGGTGGTCGTGGAGACCCCCGGTATCGGCCAGGGCGACGCCGGGATCGTGGACCACGTCGACTACTCGCTGTACGTGATGACGCCGGAGTTCGGCGCCGCGTCCCAGCTGGAGAAGATCGACATGCTGGACTTCGCGGACACGGTGGCGATCAACAAGTTCGAGCGCCGCGGCGCGGAGGACGCCCGCAGGGATGTGGCCAGGCAGCTGGTGCGCAACCGCGAGGCGTTCGGCTCCGCGCCGGAGGACATGCCGGTGTACGGCACCAGCGCGGCGAAGTTCAACGACGACGGCGTGACCGCGCTGTACCAGCACCTGCGGGACGACCTGGCCGAGCTCGGCCTCTCGGTGTCGGCCGGGGTACTGCCCGCGGTGGAGGGCAAGGTCTCCACCGACGCCTCGACGATCATCCCGTCCTCCCGCACCCGGTACCTCGCCGATATCGCCGCGACGGTGCGCGGGTACCACGAGCACACCCGCGCCCAGGCCGAGGCGGTGCGCACCCGCGAGCACCTGAGCGCGGCACGGGACGCGCTGGCCGAGGCCGGTTCCGGCACCGGGGACGTCTCCAGGCTGCTGGAGCGGGCCGAGCAGGAAGTGGATGCCGAGTCGCGGCGGCTGCTGGAGGCCTGGCCGGAGCTGGCCGAGTCCTACCGGGCCGAGGAGCTGGTGGTGCGGGTCCGGGACAAGGAACTGCACACGCAGTTGTGGCGGGACACCCTGTCCGGTAGCCGGATCCCGCGGGTGGCCCTGCCGCGCTACACCGATCCCGGCGAGTTGCTGTCCTTCCTGCGCAGGGAGAACCTGCCGGGGTACTTCCCGTACACCGGCGGCGTCTTCCCGTTCAAACGGGAGGGTGAGGACCCGGCGCGGATGTTCGCGGGGGAGGGCGACCCGTTCCGCACGAACCGGCGGTTCAAGTACCTCTCCTCCGATTCCGAGGCCAAGCGGCTGTCCACCGCCTTCGACTCGGTGACCCTGTACGGGCACGATCCGGACACCCGGCCGGACATCTACGGCAAGGTAGGCACCTCCGGCGTCTCCATCGCGACGCTGGAGGACATGGAGGTGCTCTACGACGGGTTCGACCTCACCGCGCCGAGCACCTCGGTGTCGATGACGATCAACGGGCCGGCGCCGACGATCCTGGCGTTCTTCCTGAACACCGCGATCGACCAGCGGCTCGCGGCGTTCCGGGAGGAGCACGGGCGGGAGCCCTCCGATGCCGAGGCCGCGCAGGTGCGCGAGTGGACACTACGCAACGTCCGCGGCACCGTGCAGGCCGACATCCTCAAGGAGGACCAGGGGCAGAACACCTGCATCTTCTCCACCGAGTTCTCGCTGCGGATGATGGCCGACGTCCAGGAGTGGTTCATCGAGCACGGGGTGCGCAACTTCTACTCGGTGTCGATCTCCGGCTACCACATCGCCGAGGCCGGGGCGAACCCGATCTCGCAGCTGGCCTTCACCCTGGCCAACGGGTTCACCTACGTGGAGTCCTACCTGGCGCGCGGGATGGACATCGACGAGTTCGCGCCGAACCTGTCGTTCTTCTTCTCCAACGGGATGGACGCGGAGTACTCGGTGCTCGGCAGGGTGGCCCGGCGGATCTGGGCGGTGGCGATGCGCGAGCGGTATGGCGCGAACGAGCGCTCGCGGAAGCTGAAGTACCACGTGCAGACCTCGGGCCGCTCGCTGCACGCGCAGGAGATGAGCTTCAACGACATCCGCACTACGCTGCAGGCCCTGTGCGCGCTGTACGACAACGCGAACTCGTTGCACACCAACGCCTACGACGAGGCGATCACCACCCCGAGCGAGAGCTCGGTGCGCAGGGCGATGGCCATTCAGATGATCATCAACAAGGAGTGGGGTCTTTCCAAGAACGAGAACCCGCTGCAGGGCTCGTTCATCATCGACGAGCTGACCGACCTGGTCGAGGAGGCCGTGCTGGCCGAGTTCGACCGGATCTCGGAACGGGGCGGGGTGCTCGGTGCGATGGAGACCGGCTACCAGCGCGGCAGGATCCAGGACGAGTCGATCACCTACGAGCGGCTCAAGCATGACGGGTCGTTGCCGATCGTCGGCGTGAACACCTTCCGGAACCCGAACGGCGCGGATGAGGAGGAAGGCGAGGTCGAGCTGGCGCGGGCGACCGAGGAGGAGAAGAAATCCCAGCTCAACCGGCTCGCCGACGTCCAGCAGCGGAACGCGGACGAGGCGCGTGCGGCGCTGCGCCGGCTGCGTGAGGTGGCCACCAGTGGGGGCAACCTGTTCGGTGCGCTGATGGACGCGGCGCGGGTGTGCTCCCTCGGCCAGATCACCGAGGCCTTTTTCGAGGTCGGCGGCCAGTACCGCCGCAATGTCTGA
- a CDS encoding GTP-binding protein, with protein MDSVGFKAPRNAEGVARQAAGSGTAAPTMTSAKIVVAGGFGAGKTTFVGSVSEIVPLTTEAMMTDASTGIDDLEATPNKSTTTVAMDFGRVSLDEDLILYLFGTPGQQRFWFMWDDLVRGAIGAVVLADTRRLADSFAPVDFFEDRGLPYIIGLNTFDGVLNHDVNDVREALSIDPNTPIVRCDARDRESTKQTLITLVEYAMRQWIARRSAAAQ; from the coding sequence GTGGACTCCGTCGGCTTTAAGGCACCGCGGAATGCGGAAGGTGTAGCCCGCCAGGCGGCGGGTAGCGGCACCGCGGCGCCGACCATGACGTCAGCCAAGATCGTCGTGGCCGGCGGGTTCGGCGCTGGTAAGACCACCTTCGTGGGGTCGGTGTCCGAGATCGTGCCGCTGACCACCGAGGCGATGATGACCGACGCCAGCACGGGCATCGACGACCTCGAGGCGACCCCGAACAAGTCCACGACCACCGTCGCGATGGACTTCGGGCGGGTCTCGCTGGACGAGGACCTGATCCTCTACCTGTTCGGCACGCCGGGGCAGCAGCGGTTCTGGTTCATGTGGGACGACCTGGTGCGCGGCGCGATCGGTGCCGTGGTGCTGGCCGACACGCGACGGCTGGCCGACTCCTTCGCCCCGGTGGACTTCTTCGAGGACCGCGGTCTTCCGTACATCATCGGGCTGAACACCTTCGACGGCGTGCTGAACCACGACGTCAACGATGTGCGCGAGGCGCTGTCGATCGATCCGAACACCCCGATCGTGCGGTGCGACGCCCGGGACAGGGAGTCGACCAAGCAGACCTTGATCACGCTGGTCGAGTACGCGATGCGGCAGTGGATCGCGCGCCGCTCGGCGGCAGCGCAGTAA
- a CDS encoding DUF742 domain-containing protein, which yields MSTGSGFFGEEPGADSRPPEEGSGAANRRSEESTFADVLNSFTLDSGRGRKKRKKKSKEDSRGDAGAAHPGHSTGKEQRVSAEAIPLPAAEEETGFVRPYAITGGRTKANYALELETLLSTREGEAMPTPELVEHRLIMEECRIPRSVAEIVSALRVPLGVARVLISDAADAGLIAVHRTVSSDDGAEEHLMLMERVLSGLRRL from the coding sequence ATGAGCACGGGATCGGGGTTCTTCGGTGAAGAGCCGGGTGCGGACAGTCGGCCCCCGGAGGAGGGGAGCGGCGCCGCCAACAGGCGCTCGGAGGAGAGCACGTTCGCCGATGTGCTCAACTCCTTCACCTTGGACTCCGGGCGCGGCAGGAAGAAGCGTAAGAAGAAGAGCAAGGAGGACTCGCGCGGCGACGCGGGCGCCGCACACCCTGGGCACTCGACCGGAAAGGAGCAGCGCGTGTCTGCCGAAGCCATTCCCTTGCCGGCGGCGGAAGAGGAAACGGGGTTCGTCCGCCCGTATGCCATCACCGGTGGCCGGACCAAGGCCAACTACGCACTGGAGCTGGAGACATTGCTCTCCACCCGCGAGGGCGAGGCCATGCCGACGCCCGAGCTGGTCGAACATCGATTAATCATGGAAGAATGCCGGATCCCGCGGTCGGTCGCCGAGATAGTCTCGGCCCTCCGGGTTCCACTCGGTGTCGCGCGAGTCCTGATTAGTGATGCGGCGGATGCGGGTCTGATCGCTGTGCACAGGACCGTCTCGAGTGACGACGGCGCCGAGGAACATCTGATGTTGATGGAAAGGGTTTTGAGTGGACTCCGTCGGCTTTAA
- a CDS encoding roadblock/LC7 domain-containing protein — translation MTSPEGAQPQQNQFGWLVNDFAERVPGVAHAVVVSADGLLLTSSNRLPLDRADQLAAVASGLVSLTQGAARCFEAGSVNETVVEMELGIMVLMSISDGSCLAVLAAPNCDIGQVAYEMTLLVDRVGQILTPELRAQLQSSGGSLIGEPVG, via the coding sequence ATGACCTCGCCGGAAGGGGCACAGCCTCAGCAGAATCAGTTCGGATGGTTGGTCAACGACTTCGCCGAGCGGGTGCCCGGTGTGGCTCACGCGGTGGTCGTCTCCGCGGACGGGCTGCTGTTGACCTCGTCGAACCGCCTCCCGCTGGACCGGGCCGACCAGCTGGCCGCGGTTGCTTCCGGGCTGGTGAGCCTCACCCAGGGTGCCGCGCGGTGCTTCGAGGCAGGATCGGTCAACGAGACCGTGGTCGAGATGGAGCTGGGCATCATGGTGCTGATGTCCATCAGCGACGGTTCCTGCCTGGCCGTACTCGCGGCCCCGAACTGCGATATCGGGCAGGTGGCCTACGAGATGACCCTGCTCGTCGATCGCGTCGGGCAGATCCTCACCCCGGAGCTGCGCGCGCAGCTGCAGAGCTCGGGCGGCTCGCTGATCGGTGAACCGGTGGGCTGA
- a CDS encoding sensor histidine kinase, which yields MPVGKLLGQQAPQPSKWRVKWRELLQWRDWSLPVKLAAVTLVPMLIALVLGGTTIANQVERADGYERMEALVALNGELRTVLGEVQDERTQTVRLLNQGLAGDSAELETTRAELDRAIPAMSETADRAVELDGTLGGAQGEASTQLDRLPGIRDQVGAGQLDSAQAIEEYSAITRALLALDTTLVSRLSDAEIGGTPTALHALLAAAEQVSFEQALGGYGIARGGLTPDELNQVRTAEVRLADRLTGFRGAASGSQRQLYDGTVSGAEFAARTDLADRIVGGDASGQIDPQRWQGASTAVTDQLGTVADRLGTGLGETTSALVEGSSNDAGLLAVLLFSAFVLAAAVVFVITRQLLRSLRVLRASALDVADTQLPAAVHNIQEGRPQSTELQPVPVRTADEVGQVARAFDAVHSQALRLAVAQAAMRTGYSNVFVNLSRRSQSLVQRQLQLIERLERDEEDADQLATLFQLDHLATRMRRNNENLMVLSGSEPGRRSGQPISTTDVLRAAVSEIEQYQRVAVRTPPASRVLGYAASDLMRLLAELLDNATAFSAPDTQVIVATQLMDDGSLSLDIMDKGIGMNETEVAEANARLTESASVDLATSRRMGLFVVGRLASRHGFGVTLHGGKDIAGVRATVTVPAGLVVAEDTAPQAPEQPAASAPQQVVGGSLPRRQRQVNGTPVERPSVAAPHGAAVNGFGEGQQAPPPRTAGPPSEMEVSGTALFSPIERDGTEAERSKQTKPSQPSQQSQQPPRPRPTDQPAPRQEPTAEEAAWPTEQDGPDEVPPSEAATTAVSAESTETAGGTEPADDTESTERVQHPAASQAARRRPRGAVPGGKELFEANSTVLSDWWSAATTAADAARRAQQADDWRTETTPIFDATLSAWFRTAEEQPKAKDERDDAASAAMQSWDFASDESWRTVQAVSRTEPSSYTSAGLPRRRRGEYLMPGSAARTEGAGEGSSGKAAELPARDPADVRGRLSSFQQGLSRGRRRSTGEQPDRPERAQQAQRPQQPEQVQQPEQRAGGEGDADGDWSFASDERQRAARSATNSSPSAYTSAGLPRRRRGERLLPGSAGPAKAAPRVERDPADVRGRLSSFQQGIRRGRHQTAEPAEGNQEKVEGE from the coding sequence GTGCCTGTTGGGAAGCTCCTCGGCCAGCAAGCGCCCCAGCCCTCGAAATGGCGGGTCAAGTGGCGGGAACTGCTGCAGTGGCGAGACTGGAGCCTGCCGGTCAAGTTGGCCGCGGTCACCCTCGTCCCGATGCTCATCGCACTGGTGCTCGGTGGGACGACCATAGCCAACCAGGTCGAGCGCGCCGACGGCTACGAACGGATGGAGGCCCTGGTCGCGCTGAACGGCGAGCTGCGAACGGTGCTCGGCGAGGTGCAGGACGAGCGCACCCAGACCGTGCGGCTGCTGAACCAGGGACTGGCCGGGGACTCGGCCGAGCTGGAGACCACGCGGGCCGAACTCGACCGGGCGATTCCGGCGATGTCCGAGACGGCGGACCGGGCGGTGGAGCTGGACGGCACGCTGGGTGGCGCCCAGGGGGAGGCGAGCACCCAGCTCGACCGGCTGCCCGGGATCCGGGACCAGGTCGGTGCGGGCCAGCTCGACTCCGCGCAGGCCATCGAGGAGTACTCGGCGATCACCCGTGCGCTGCTGGCGCTGGACACGACGCTGGTCTCGCGGCTGAGCGACGCGGAGATCGGCGGCACGCCGACGGCGCTGCACGCGCTGCTGGCCGCGGCCGAGCAGGTCTCCTTCGAGCAGGCTCTCGGCGGCTACGGCATCGCGCGCGGCGGCCTCACCCCGGACGAGCTCAACCAGGTGCGTACCGCGGAGGTTCGCCTCGCCGACCGGTTGACCGGGTTCCGGGGGGCGGCGAGCGGTTCGCAGCGGCAACTCTACGACGGCACGGTGTCCGGGGCGGAGTTCGCGGCGCGAACGGACCTGGCCGACCGGATCGTGGGCGGGGACGCGTCCGGCCAGATCGACCCGCAACGCTGGCAGGGCGCCTCGACCGCGGTCACCGACCAGCTCGGTACCGTGGCCGACCGGCTCGGCACCGGCCTCGGCGAGACCACCTCGGCGCTGGTCGAGGGCTCGAGCAATGACGCGGGCCTGCTCGCCGTCCTGCTGTTCAGCGCGTTCGTGCTGGCGGCGGCGGTGGTGTTCGTGATCACCAGGCAGCTGCTCCGATCGCTGCGGGTGTTGCGGGCCAGCGCGCTGGACGTCGCCGACACCCAGCTACCCGCCGCGGTGCACAACATCCAGGAGGGCCGCCCGCAGAGCACCGAGCTGCAGCCCGTTCCGGTGCGTACCGCCGACGAGGTCGGGCAGGTGGCCAGGGCGTTCGACGCCGTGCACAGCCAGGCGTTGCGGTTGGCCGTCGCGCAGGCCGCGATGCGCACCGGATACAGCAACGTGTTCGTCAACCTCTCCCGGCGCAGCCAGAGCCTGGTGCAGCGCCAGCTACAGCTGATCGAGCGGCTGGAACGTGACGAGGAGGACGCCGACCAGCTGGCCACCCTGTTCCAGCTCGATCACCTCGCCACCCGGATGCGGCGCAACAACGAGAACCTGATGGTGTTGTCCGGGTCCGAGCCCGGTCGCCGGTCGGGCCAGCCGATCAGCACTACGGACGTGCTGCGGGCCGCGGTGTCCGAGATCGAGCAGTACCAGCGGGTCGCCGTGCGTACCCCGCCCGCCTCGCGGGTGCTCGGCTACGCCGCGAGCGATCTGATGCGGCTGCTCGCCGAGCTGCTGGACAACGCCACCGCGTTCTCCGCGCCGGACACCCAGGTCATCGTGGCCACCCAGCTGATGGACGACGGGTCGCTGTCACTGGACATCATGGACAAGGGCATCGGCATGAACGAGACCGAGGTCGCCGAGGCCAACGCCCGGTTGACCGAATCGGCCTCGGTGGACCTGGCTACCTCACGCCGGATGGGCCTGTTCGTGGTCGGCAGGCTGGCGAGCAGGCACGGCTTCGGCGTGACCCTGCACGGCGGTAAGGACATCGCGGGCGTGCGAGCGACCGTCACCGTCCCGGCCGGGCTGGTGGTGGCCGAGGACACCGCCCCGCAGGCGCCCGAGCAGCCCGCGGCGTCGGCGCCGCAGCAGGTGGTCGGCGGCTCGTTGCCGCGGCGGCAGCGGCAGGTGAACGGCACTCCGGTGGAGCGGCCGAGCGTGGCGGCGCCACACGGTGCCGCGGTGAACGGGTTCGGCGAAGGCCAGCAGGCACCGCCGCCGCGCACCGCCGGACCGCCGTCGGAGATGGAGGTTTCCGGCACGGCGCTGTTCAGCCCGATCGAGCGGGACGGCACCGAGGCCGAGCGGTCCAAGCAGACGAAACCGTCGCAGCCTTCGCAGCAGTCGCAGCAGCCGCCACGCCCGCGACCCACCGACCAACCCGCGCCACGCCAGGAACCCACTGCCGAGGAGGCCGCCTGGCCGACCGAGCAGGACGGGCCGGACGAGGTCCCGCCGTCCGAGGCGGCGACGACCGCGGTGTCGGCGGAGAGCACGGAAACCGCCGGAGGTACCGAGCCGGCGGACGACACCGAGTCCACCGAGCGCGTGCAGCACCCGGCCGCGAGCCAGGCGGCCCGGCGCAGGCCACGCGGTGCGGTGCCCGGTGGCAAGGAACTGTTCGAGGCGAACAGCACCGTACTGAGTGACTGGTGGAGCGCCGCGACCACGGCGGCCGACGCCGCCCGCAGGGCGCAGCAGGCCGACGACTGGCGCACCGAGACCACCCCGATCTTCGACGCCACCCTGTCCGCCTGGTTCCGTACCGCCGAGGAGCAGCCGAAGGCGAAGGACGAGCGAGACGACGCCGCCAGCGCGGCCATGCAGAGCTGGGACTTCGCCAGCGACGAGAGTTGGCGTACGGTGCAGGCGGTGTCCCGGACCGAGCCGTCCAGCTACACCTCAGCCGGCCTGCCCCGCCGCCGGCGTGGGGAGTACCTGATGCCGGGCAGCGCGGCGCGTACGGAGGGCGCAGGGGAGGGTTCCTCGGGTAAGGCCGCGGAGCTGCCCGCCCGGGATCCGGCCGATGTCCGGGGCAGGCTGAGCAGTTTCCAGCAAGGCCTCAGCCGGGGGCGCAGGCGCAGCACCGGCGAGCAGCCGGACCGTCCGGAGCGGGCACAGCAGGCACAGCGTCCGCAGCAGCCGGAGCAGGTACAGCAGCCGGAGCAGCGGGCAGGCGGCGAGGGCGACGCGGATGGCGACTGGTCGTTCGCGTCCGACGAGCGGCAGCGGGCCGCACGGTCGGCGACGAACTCATCACCGTCCGCCTATACTTCGGCGGGGTTGCCCCGGCGTCGTCGTGGCGAACGGCTGCTGCCGGGCAGCGCGGGACCGGCGAAGGCGGCACCGCGCGTCGAGCGCGATCCCGCCGACGTCCGTGGGCGGCTGAGCAGCTTCCAGCAGGGAATCCGCCGGGGCCGGCACCAGACCGCTGAGCCGGCCGAAGGCAACCAAGAGAAAGTGGAGGGTGAATGA
- a CDS encoding DUF485 domain-containing protein, whose protein sequence is MHDVARATTAGNPLEETGRIPVMFGGRGAEPRPATSVTPDFERIQRSSEFGALRRRLRRFVFPVSLLFFAWYLSYVLLAAYAHDFMSTKVFGQVNVAMVLGMLQFLSTVVVTVAYLRFARRQIDPRVAEIRRQAGVPEA, encoded by the coding sequence ATGCACGATGTCGCACGCGCCACCACGGCAGGCAACCCGCTCGAGGAGACCGGCCGTATCCCGGTGATGTTCGGCGGGCGGGGGGCGGAGCCCCGGCCCGCGACCAGCGTGACCCCGGATTTCGAGCGCATCCAGCGCAGCTCCGAGTTCGGCGCCCTGCGCCGCAGGCTGCGCAGGTTCGTGTTCCCGGTGAGCCTGCTGTTCTTCGCCTGGTACCTCAGCTACGTGCTGCTCGCGGCCTATGCGCACGACTTCATGAGCACCAAGGTGTTCGGACAGGTCAACGTGGCGATGGTGCTCGGCATGCTGCAGTTCCTCAGCACGGTCGTGGTCACCGTGGCCTACCTGCGGTTCGCCAGGCGGCAGATCGATCCCCGGGTGGCCGAGATCCGCAGGCAGGCCGGGGTACCCGAGGCATGA